A single region of the Pygocentrus nattereri isolate fPygNat1 chromosome 27, fPygNat1.pri, whole genome shotgun sequence genome encodes:
- the smim12 gene encoding small integral membrane protein 12, with translation MWPVLWTAMRTYAPYVTFPVAFVVGAVGYHLEWFIRGTPNSTGEEKGIAELREDRKLEELVGRDSTQVLSLKDKLEFTPRAALERNRPEKS, from the coding sequence ATGTGGCCGGTGTTGTGGACGGCCATGCGCACCTATGCGCCCTACGTGACCTTCCCTGTGGCCTTCGTGGTGGGCGCAGTGGGCTATCACTTGGAGTGGTTTATCCGAGGAACCCCCAACTCCACCGGAGAAGAGAAAGGCATCGCGGAGCTGCGAGAGGACAGAAAATTGGAGGAACTGGTTGGCCGAGACAGCACACAAGTACTCAGTCTGAAGGACAAACTGGAGTTCACCCCCAGAGCAGCACTGGAAAGGAACCGACCAGAAAAGAGCTAG
- the pef1 gene encoding peflin has translation MSYYRQGYSGPGGNPPQQHPGAPYGGGVQPGGPVGGPYGGPGPHAGAPYGGAPAGQYGGGAPAGQYGGAAPGAPYGGYGGPPGSSGQFGPAGGAPGAPYGGGQAPGAPYGGYGQPHGGPYGQQVPGGNIPPGVNPEAYQWFQSVDTDHSGYINLKELKQALVNSNNSAFNDETCLMMLNMFDKTKSGRMDVFGFSALWMFLQQWRALFNQFDRDRSGSINSSEMHQALSQLGYNLSPQFLQSLVSRFTVRGMSNALQLDRFIQVCTQLQSMTQAFREKDTAMTGNIRMSYEDFLSSAITRLM, from the exons ATGAGTTACTACAGACAG ggATATTCAGGACCAGGGGGTAACCCTCCCCAGCAACATCCAGGTGCCCCCTATGGAGGTGGTGTACAACCAGGTGGACCTGTTGGAGGACCCTATGGGGGTCCAGGTCCACATGCAGGTGCCCCATACGGTGGTGCACCAGCTGGACAATATGGAGGTGGTGCACCAGCTGGACAATATGGAGGTGCTGCACCTGGAGCACCCTATGGAGGCTATGGTGGCCCACCTGGTTCCAGTGGTCAGTTTGGACCTGCAGGTGGGGCACCTGGAGCACCTTATGGAGGGGGGCAAGCCCCAGGTGCCCCCTATGGAGGATATGGACAGCCTCATGGAGGACCATATGGCCAGCAGGTTCCGGGAG GTAACATCCCACCAGGAGTTAACCCCGAGGCCTATCAGTGGTTTCAGTCTGTTGACACCGATCATAGTGGCTACATCAACCTTAAGGAGCTGAAGCAGGCCCTTGTCAACTCCAACAACTCAGCATTCAATGACGAGACTTGCCTGATGATGCTCA ATATGTTTGATAAGACCAAATCTGGGCGCATGGACGTATTTGGCTTCTCAGCACTCTGGATGTTCTTGCAGCAGTGGCGGGCACTGTTTAACCAGTTTGACCGTGACCGTTCAGGTTCCATCAACAGCAGTGAGATGCACCAAG CGCTCTCTCAGTTGGGTTATAACCTGAGCCCCCAGTTCCTTCAAAGCCTGGTGAGTCGCTTCACTGTCCGTGGCATGAGTAATGCCCTCCAGCTTGACCGCTTCATCCAGGTGTGCACCCAGCTTCAGAGCATGACCCAAGCCTTCCGTGAGAAGGACACCGCCATGACTGGCAACATACGCATGAGCTACGAGGACTTTCTGTCCAGCGCTATCACACGACTTATGTAA
- the gjb9b gene encoding gap junction protein beta 9b, whose product MNWAGLEVLLGGVSKYSTVFGRVWLSVVFIFRILVFVVAAQPVWGDETKDFVCNTAQPGCSTVCYNHIFPISHARLWALQLIMVTCPSLLVVAHVKFREQKNQKYTQSHTGKYLYANPGRKRGGLWYTYLINLIFKAAIDGAFLYILYYVNDGYGLPSLSKCSLNPCPNTVDCFISRPTEKRIFIIFMVVSSALCILMCIIEIIYLLFKRCHKLLRKHLDQEHMKSIDEHELRVLPQSRAKYIRVDPTASSTQSLDKFIKELAISEMS is encoded by the coding sequence ATGAACTGGGCAGGCCTGGAAGTCCTGCTTGGGGGAGTGAGCAAATACTCCACCGTTTTTGGCCGTGTCTGGCTCTCCGTGGTCTTCATATTCCGTATTCTGGTGTTCGTGGTGGCTGCACAGCCAGTGTGGGGAGATGAGACCAAAGATTTTGTGTGCAACACGGCCCAACCAGGCTGCAGCACTGTGTGCTACAACCACATTTTCCCCATCTCTCACGCACGTTTGTGGGCCCTACAGCTCATCATGGTAACTTGCCCATCTCTGCTGGTGGTGGCTCATGTCAAGTTTAGGGAACAGAAGAATCAGAAGTATACTCAGTCACACACTGGCAAATATCTGTACGCCAATCCAGGCAGGAAGCGTGGGGGCCTGTGGTACACATATCTGATCAACCTCATATTCAAAGCAGCTATTGATGGTGCCTTCCTCTACATCCTGTACTATGTCAATGATGGGTATGGCTTGCCCAGTCTGTCAAAGTGCAGCCTAAATCCTTGTCCCAATACGGTGGACTGCTTCATCTCCCGTCCAACTGAAAAGAGGATCTTTATTATCTTCATGGTCGTCTCCTCTGCTTTGTGCATCCTCATGTGTATCATTGAGATAATCTACCTGCTGTTCAAACGTTGTCACAAGTTGCTCCGTAAGCATCTGGACCAAGAGCACATGAAGTCCATTGACGAACATGAGCTGCGTGTTCTGCCTCAGTCTAGGGCTAAATACATTAGAGTGGACCCCACTGCCTCTTCCACTCAGAGCCTCGACAAGTTCATAAAGGAGTTGGCCATTTCTGAGATGAGTTAA